AGGAAGACACACGGTTACGCAGGCCGGATCTTTGGGAGCGCCACGGTGGCGCTGCGGATCTGTCTGCCTCTGGCGAGCGGCGAAAAGACAAGGACTGACCAATGGGTCTGATTCAAGAGCTCGAGGCTGAAGCCATCGGAGCACTCACCGAGGGGAAGGACATCCCCGAATTCCGCGCCGGTGATACGGTGCGTGTCGGTGTGCGCGTGGTCGAAGGCCAGCGCACCCGTGTGCAGAACTTCGAAGGCGTGGTGATCGCGCGTTCGAACCGTTCGATCAATTCCAATTTCACCGTCCGCAAGATCAGCTTCGGCGAAGGTGTGGAGCGTGTGTTCCCGCTCTATTCGCCCAATATCGACAGCATCACCGTGGTTCGCCGCGGCGTCGTGCGTCGTGCGAAGCTCTACTATCTGCGCGGCCGTACCGGTAAGCGCGCACGTATTGCGGAGCGCCGGGAGAACGTGGCCAAGTAAGGCGCGTTTCTCTTTGAAGAGACAAGGAAAGGGCGGCCTGTTCGGGCCGCCCTTTTTCGTTGTACTCTTGCGTTTCTATCTCGTCATTGCGAGGAGCATGGCTCCGAAGCAATCCATGGCCCGATGGTCTGCAAACCAGCGGGTCGCTCCATGGATTGCCGCGCGACCTTCCGGTCGCTCGCAATGACGGGGTTTGTTTTGAAATGCGTCACCTTTTTCTCGCTGCGCTTGCTGCATCGACCATGGCCACGCCTGTAATGGCACAGGATGCGCCCGAACTGACTTTCGAGCGTGTCTTCGCCAGCCCGTCGCTCGACGGACCTTCACCGCGCCAGGCAAAGCTGTCGCCCGATGGTCGCTACCTCACCGTGCTGCGCAATCGCGAGGATGAGCGCGAGCGGTACGATCTGTGGGCCTATGACCGCGAGAGCAGCGAATGGTCGATGCTGGTCGACAGCGAGGCGCTGGGCACGGGCCGCGAGCTGAGTGAAGACGAGCGCATGCAGCGCGAGCGGGCGCGGGTCGGCAATTTGCGCGGGATCATCTCCTACCAATGGACGCCGGACGGTTCCGGCCTGCTGGTACCGCTGGATGGCGACCTGTATCTCGCGCGCATCGGCGGCGAGGTGACACGGCTGACCGATACCGAGGAAACCGAGCTCAATCCCTCGCTCAGCGAGACGGGCGAATACGTGTCCTTCGTGCGCGACCGCCGCCTTTGGGTGGGGGAAACCGGCGCTGACCAGCAGCCGATCACGCCGGAAGAGGAAGACACGATCCGCTGGGGCGAGGCGGAATTCGTGGCGCAGGAAGAAATGAGCCGGTTGACCGGCTATTGGTGGGCACCCGACGATAGCCGCATCGTGGTGCAGCGCACCGATGAAAGCCCTGTCGGCATCGTCACCCGCGCCGCCATCGGCGCGACAGGCACGGAGGTGTACGACCAGCGCTATCCGGTTGCGGGCAGTGCCAATGCGATTGTCGAACTGTTCGTAATGAACCCCGATGGCAGCGAGCGGGTTCAGGTCGATTTGGGCGAAAACACCGACATCTATGTCGCGCGCGTCGATTGGGCGCCCGATGGCAGCGAGTTCTACGTGCAGCGGCAGAACCGCGAACAGACCGTGATGGACGTGCTGCGGGTCGATCCGGTGTCGGGCGCGAGCGATATCCTCTTCACCGAAAATGCCGCGGTCGAGGATTACTGGATCAATCTCAGCGACAATTACCGCTTCCTGGAGGATGGCCGCCTCATCTGGTGGTCCGAGCGGGACGGGTTCGGCCATCTCTATCTGCTGGACGATGGCGGCTGGCAGCAGCTGACCGAAGGCGAGTGGGTCGTCACCAGCCTTGTGGGCGTGGACCAGTCGGCAGGCACGGTGTTCTTCCAGGGCACGCGCGACGATGTGCTGGAGCAGCATGTCTACAGCCTCGACCTCGCCGATCCCGGCAGTGTCCGTCGCCTGACGCAGCCCGGCTTCACCTATTCGGCCAGCATGGATGGGCAGGGGCAGACCATGCTCATCACCCGCTCCAACGACGATACGCCGCCGCAGATCTACATCGCCGACCAGCAGGGCCAGCGCCTCGCATGGGTGGAAGAGAATGCGCTGGATGCGGACCATCCCTACGCGCCCTTCGTCGCCAGCCATCGTCCCACGCAATATGGCACGATCGCAGCCGAGGACGGCACACCGCTTTATTGGGAAATGGTGACGCCGGAGATGGAACCGGGCGTGCAATATCCGGTCTACTTCTATCATTATGGCGGGCCGGGTCCGCAGATCGTCAATCGCGGCTGGAACGGCGCGCTGCGCCAGGCCATCGTCGATCGCGGCTATATCTGGTTTGCGCTGGACAATCGCGGCTCCAACAATCGCGGCGTGGCGTTCGAGCAGCCGCTCTACCGCGCCATGGGCGGCGTCGAGGTGCGCGACCAGCGCGCGGGCGCGGAGTATCTGCGCACACTCGATTTCGTCGATCCGGACAAGATCGCCATCGATGGCTGGTCCTATGGCGGGTACATGACGCTCAAGCGCATGCAGGCCGATCCCGGACTTTACGCCGCCGGCATCAGCGGCGCGCCCGTCACGCGGTGGGAGCTGTACGATACCCATTACACGGAGCGGTATATGGGCACGCCGCAGGCGGATGCGGCGGCCTATGAAGCGGCGAGCGCCATTCCCGATGCGACGGCCATTTCCGATCCGCTGCTGATCATCCACGGCATGGCGGATGACAATGTGGTGTTCGAGAACGCGACCGAGATCATTTCGGTCTGGCAGGAGAACAACATCCCCTTCGAAATGATGCTCTATCCCGGCTACACGCACCGCGTTTCGGGCGAGCAGATTTCGCCGCACCGCTACAATACGGTCTTCAACTTCCTGGAGCGAAACGGGGTCACCCCGCCCGAGGAGCATGGCGGCGAATAGAAAGTTCCGATTTTAGGCAAAAAGAAGGGGCGGTGTCCGGGCATTGGACGCCGCCCCATTGCCTTTAGAGGCACAGATCGAATCGATCATGGCGATGATTGCGGGACCAGGGTTTCCCTCACCACCTTTCGCAAACTTGAGCGCGAGCGGTTAATATCGGCCTATCGAAACTGGTTAGCATGAAGTTAAGCATGTCCGCTTGCCAACCATTCGCCGATGAGGGCGAGCACACGCTCCGGCGCCTCGATCTGCGGGTAGTGCCCGACATTCTCCAGCAGAGCGTGGCTCGCATTCGGCAGATGTTCGCGCCAGTGGCGATAGACATGCGCGCCGGACACCGGATCGAGAGCGCCGTTGATATGGCCGATGCGCATTTCGACAGTAGTCAGCGCCCCGACCCAGCGCTGCGCGTGGCGCTTGCGATCGGTCATGTATCGCAACAGGCGATGGGTATTGCGATGGCCGTTCTTGTGGCTGATGAAATGCCAGTGCGCGTCCAGTTCTTCCGCCGTCGGCTGGCTATCCGGGCCGAACACTCTGCAAAAACTGCGCCCGAAGCGCCGCCGGTTCATCAGCGCGCTGACCAGCGGGCCGAGCGGTGAGAGGCCGAGCGTCTGTATCGGCAGCGGACGGTGCTGGTGCGGGTAGATGCCGCCGTTCAGGAAGATCATCCGGCCGAGCCCCGCAAATCCGGCTCCCTCCACCTGCCGCGCCAGCATTTCCTGCCCGACCGATACGCCGTAATCGTGCACCACGGCATCGAAAGCTTCGATCCGCAGCACATCGCGCAACAGGTGGGCCAGCACATCGGCCTGGTCCATGAGGTCGTAGCCATTGCCGCGCAGCCCCTGCGCAGGTTTGTCCGACAGGCCGAAGCCGAGGAAGTCGCAGGCTATCACGGTGTGTGTGCGCGCAAGATCATCCCACAGCGCCATCCAGTCGAAGGAAGAGGTGGGAAAGCCATGCACCAGCAGCAGCGGCGGCCCATCGCCCGCGGTCCAGTAGACAAGCTCGTGACCGGCATAGGTGAAATGCCTCGCCGCCCTCGCCCACGCGCTGATACGGTCCTGCATTGCCTTTCCCCTTGCCAAGCCGTTCTAGGGCGGGCAGCGGGGCGCGCAAGACAGCATCATCCGGTGGAGAAGCAGTAGTGGGTTATCGAGTAGCCGTGGTCGGAGCGACGGGGAATGTCGGGCGCGAAATGCTCGCCATCCTGGCAGAGCGCGAGTTTCCGATGGACGAAGTCGCCGCCGTCGCCAGCTCGCGTTCGGTCGGATCGGAGATCGAGATCGGCGACAGCGGCAAGATGGTGAAGTGTAAAAGCCTGGAGCATTTCGACTTTACCGGCTGGGACATCGCCCTGTTCGCCTGCGGCAGCGCGGCGACCAAGGAATATGCGCCGAAAGCGGCCAAGGCGGGCTGCGTGGTGATCGACAATTCCAGTCTCTACCGCATGGATCCGGACGTGCCGCTGATCGTGCCCGAGGTGAACCCGGATGCGATTGATGGCTACAAGGCGAAGAACATCATCGCCAATCCCAACTGCTCGACTGCGCAGATGGTGGTGGCGCTAAAGCCGCTGCATGATGCGGCGAAAATCAAGCGCGTGGTCGTTTCCACCTACCAGTCCGTTTCGGGAGCGGGAAAGCAGGGGATGGACGAGCTGTTCGAGCAGAGCCGGGCCATCTTCGTGGGTGATCCGGTCGAACCGTCCAAGTTCACCAAGCAGATCGCCTTCAACGTCATCCCGCATATCGATGTGTTCATGGATGACGGCTCCACCAAGGAAGAGTGGAAGATGGTGGTCGAGACCAAGAAGATCCTCGATCCCAAGGTGAAAGTGACCGCCACCTGCGTGCGCGTACCGGTATTCGTCGGCCATGCCGAGGCGATCAATCTCGAATTCGAAAACGAAATCAGCGCGAGCGAGGCGCAGGACATCTTGCGGGAGGCACCGGGCATCATGCTGGTCGATAAGCGCGAGGATGGCGGCTACGTCACGCCTGTGGAAAGCGCGGGAGACGGCGCGACCTATATCAGCCGTGTGCGTGAAGACAGCACCGTGGATAATGGTTTGACCTTGTGGTGCGTGTCCGACAATTTGCGGAAAGGAGCGGCATTGAACGCCGTGCAGATTGCCGAGCTGCTGGGCCGGCGTCACTTGCAGAAGGGGTAATTCGATGAAACGCCTGATCCTTTGCGCACTTCCGCTGATGCTGGTGGCATGTATGGAAGAGCCGCAGGATGCGCCTGCCGAAGAGGTAGCTCCCGAAAACGGATCGCTCGAGCCGATGGAGGACGCGGTCCTCGATCTGCAAGGCACCGGCATCGTCATCCCGGCCCAGGGCGGTTTCGAGGAACTGGCCGTGCCGTTCGGATCGTTGCGCGCGCCGACCGAGGCGACGCTCGCCAATTATGTCGGCAGCGCGACCGATGAAAGCGACACGCCGAACGATTGCGGGCTAACCTTCACGCAGTATCAGGGCCTGACGCTGAATTTCCGCGATGGCGAGTTTGTCGGCTATTGGGCGGAAGCGCCTTATGTGCCGGAATTTCCGCGCCTCGAATTCCTCGAAGCGGACAACATCCAGCTGGTGGCCGAAAGCACGCTGGACCATGAATTCGTGATCGGCGATCCCAGCACGCCCACGATTTCGGGCGTTTTCGAAAGCGAAAGCGACGATGCTGCGATCCGCGCATTGTGGGCGGGCGAGGCCTGCGTCGCGCGATAGGATGGCGGAGCTGACCACCACCCACGTGACCGCGCCCGATGGCACGCGAATCGCCGTGCACCGGATGGGGCCTGAAGACGGCAGCGGGCGGCCCGTGCTGATGTTGCACGGCCTGTTTTCCAGTGCGGAAATGAATTGGGTGAAATACGGCCACGCGCCGCTGTTGGCCGCGAATGGCTTCGATTGCATCATGCCGGACTGGCGTGTGCACGGCCTCAGCGATTCCCCCACCGACCCGGAGACCTATGCCTCGGGCGTTCTGGCAGACGACGCCGCCCATATCATGCGCGAACTGGGCCTGACGGATTACGACCTCGTCGGCTTCTCGCTTGGCGCGCGCACGGCTGTGAGCGCGGTTGTGCGCGGCCTTGCGCCGCGGCGGCTGGTGCTGGGCGGCATGGGGTTGGAAGGGCTCACCGGCTGGCGGAAGCGGGTCGCCTTCTTCGTCGACATGGTGGACCGCTACGACGAGATCGAGCGCGGCGACGTGGCCTTCCTCGCCAAGAGCTTCATGAAGGCGCAGGGCATCGACCGCGTCGCTGCGCGCCTCCTGCTGACGCGCGCCGTCGAGGATATCACGGTCGACGAAATCGGCCGCATCGCCATGCCCACTCTGGTGCTGATCGGCGAGGACGATCGCGATAACGGCTCGCCCCAGCGGCTTGCCGAAGCCCTGCCCGAAGCGCGCGTGCAGGTGGTGCCGGGCAACCATATGGGCAGTGTCACCAAGAAAGATCTTGGCCAGGCCATTCTCGACTTCCTGCAATGACGCGCTAGGCTGGCGCTCCGTTTCGGGAACGACGCCATGAAAACCTTCGCCATTCCGCTCACCACATTGCTGCTCGCCAGCTGTGCCGAGCCCTATCCGGTGGGCGGGCCGGTGCAGATGGCGCATGGCAGTGAAGGCACGCTGCTGGTCGCCAATAGGCGCGGCGCCAGCCTCAGCCGGATCGATATCGCCAATGGCGAGGAAACGCACCGCGTCGAGACGTGCGAGAACCCGCACGAACTGACCGTCTCGCCAGACGAAGCCTTCGTGCTGGTGGCCTGCTATTCGGGGCGTGAGGTGCAGTTCTATCGCACCGAAACGCTCGCAAGCGCAGGTGCCATCGGCCTTGGCGCCAATGCCCGCGTGCATAGTGCAATCTGGCACCCGGGTGGAGTGATTGTGGCCGGCGCGGAAGGGCGAGGGTCGCTTTACCGCATCGATGCCGAAATGGTGAATGGCTTTGTGCACCACTACTACACCTTCGAAGAGATCGACGCGCCCACGGGCACCGAGTCCTCTCCCGGGCCCCACATGGTCACGGTCAGTCCCGATGCGACGCAGGCGTGGGGTACGATCATTCCTACCGGCGAGCTCGTGCGTTACGATATCGTCGGGCTGGAGGTGCTGAACCGGCGCACGCTCGGCGGGCAGGTGGAGGCGCTGGCCCTGTCCCCTGACGGCGAGACGCTGTGGGTCGGCTCCAACGCCGATGCGAAGATTTACCGGCTGGATGCCGAAACGCTGGAGACCGAAGCGGAGATCGCCGTGGGCGACGTGCCCATCCGGATCGCGTCGCATCCATCGGGCGACTACGTGGTAACCAGCAATTTCGGCGGCGGCGACATCTCGGTCGTCGACACGGCGAGCAACGAAGTTGTGCGCGCCATAACGGTATCCGGCTCGCGCGATGCCGTGCAGGTGACGCTGGTCTTCAACAAGAATGGTACGCGCCTCTACGCTGCGGAAACCGCGAATGATCGCATTGCCGAAATCGACTTCGCGAGCGGCGCGGTGCTGCGCCACTTTCGTACCGGACCGGGCGGAGACGGACTGGCGGTTATCGACTAGCAGGGGGCGGGTAGTATTCGCGAGGCTCCGGCTGCTGTGTCGGTGCCATGCTGCGAATGCTTTCCAGCCGCACTTCGCAGGGATAGCCGCCCAGATGTCCGAACCGACCGGGCCCTGTGCGTACCGTTCCGGTTCCTTGAAGACGATAGCTTCCGTCTTCCACGTAATCGGAACCGGTCAGCGCGATCAAATCGTCGCGCGCCGTTTCGTCCAGTTGCAGCCAGCATTCGCCGCGATCGCCGCCCTTTCCGCGCTGCAGCGGACAATCGTCGCCGCTCTCCTCGTCCGTCCTGCAGATGTTGAAGGCGAACCGCTCGAAACCGGCGTACACCTCGCCATCGAGCACGCGCGGCTCGTCGGCAGGGGCGATTCGCATCTCTGACGGCTCTTGCGTCGCCGCCAGCCCCTCGCAGGCAGCGAGAGCGAGGATTGGAAGGAGGAAAAGCGTCGGGCGCGGCATGTCTGCAAACTTACCCGCTTGGCCACTCGTATCCATGACCAATTCGCGGCACCCATCAAAAAACCCCCGCCGGACGATTGTCGGACGGGGGTTTAGGTTCACCCGGGCCTTTGAAGGGGGGGGAGGAAGAAGGAACCCGGGCTGCTAGGCTTTAATTGGCCGAGTAGGGCAGCGAGCTGTGATGCAGCACGATGTCGAGATTGCCATCGTCGCCGCGCACATAGCCGAAGGAATATTCCACCTTCGTTTCGTTGCCATCGGTGCCGGTGAAGTAGTAATTGCCCATCGCCATGGCGGTGGAGCCGTCTTCATCGATGAAGGTGCCTTCGTTTTCCCAGCGCACGGCGGTGTAAGGTGCGATGGCGAAGCCGCCGTCTTCCGTGCCTTCGGTGCCGACGAAATAGCTCAGCGCTTCGTCAGGGTTGCCGCGGAACTGGTCTTCGGCAGCCAGGGTCGGCTTGAACAGCAGGGTTTCGTTGCCTTCATAGCCATAGAAATTGGCGATGTGCTGCTCTGCGGCAGCGCGATAGTCGCCTTCTTCGGTATAGGTGTTGCCGATGTTCACGATGCCTTCGCCCCAGGCCTGCTGGGCGGCTTCGACTTCGTCGGCAGTGATAGGATCGCTAGCAGCGGCGGTCGCGGTTTCGTCACCATTTGCTGCGGTCGCGGTATCGTCCGTCGCGGTTTCACCGCAAGCGGCGAGGGCGAGGGCGGCAACGCCGACCATCGGCATGGCAAAAATCTTTTTCATCTCAAAACTCCAATGTCCCCCTGTTCCGGGGCTGTTGTCTGTTTGGAGCTTGGCGTTACGATGCGTGAAATCGCACCAGGCCCGGCTCCCTGTTTTTGCGTCCGACATCACGTTGCAGCAAGGGCCGCAGACGCCAGAGGGGCCCGGTACGCGGTGTAACAATGCACCATTCTTTGGACGGTTCCGGGTACGGGCCAAAGGATGTAATGGGGCGGTAATGCGCAGCTGCGCCTGACAAAGAAAAAGGGCGCCGCCATTGCTGGTAGCGCCCTCTTGTTTCGTCGCAATAAAGCGCGGAATCAGCCTTCGGTGGTTTCCTCACCGGCAGCGTCATCAGCAGCGGCTTCGCCTTCGTCGGCAGCGGCCTCTTCACCTTCCGGAGCGGGCAGGTCGCCCAGCTCGTGGTCGGGGTTCAGTTCGTGCTGGAAGCCGGCTTCGGCGTCTGCCGCGGCTTCTTCCTCGTTCATCTGTGCGATGACGTCCACGCCCTGGCTCTGCAGCTCAGCCTCATCGTCGGAGCGGGCCACATTGGCCTTTACCGTCACTTCGACCTCGGGGTGCAGGCGAACGGTCACGTCGAACATGCCGATCGTCTTGATCGGTGCGCCCATGATGACCTGCTTCTTGTCGATGTCGTGGCCCTTGTCGGCAAGGCCCATGGCCACGTCACGCACATTGACCGAGCCGTAAAGCTGGCCGGCGTTGGAGGCAGCGCGGATCAGCACGATCTCGGTGCCTTCCACCTTTTCGCCATGCTTTTCGGCTTCGGTACGCTTTTCAGCATTCTCGGCTTCCAGCTTGTCGCGATTGGCTTCGAAGACCTTCTTGTTCGCTTCGTTGGCGCGAAGAGCCTTCTTCTGCGGCAGCAGGAAGTTGCGGGCGTAACCGTCCTTCACGGTGACCACGTCACCGATCTGGCCGAGGCCGCCGACGCGTTCGAGGAGAATGATATCCATGTCTCTTTCTCCCTTATTTCACGATGTAGGGCAGCAGGCCCAGGTGACGGGCGCGCTTGATCGCCTTGGCGAGCTCACGCTGCTTCTTGGCCGAAACGGCGGTGATGCGGCTGGGCACGATCTTGCCACGCTCGGACATGAAGCCCTGCAGCAGGCGCGTGTCCTTGTAGTCGATCACGGGGGCATCCTTGCCGGAGAACGGGCAGGACTTGCGGCGGCGATAGAACGGACGAGCCATCAGTTACGCTCCTCACGGTCGGACCGCTTCTTCTTGTCGCGGTCGTTCTTGCGCATCATCACGGACGGACCGTCTTCGTGGTTTTCCACGGCGATCGT
This sequence is a window from Aurantiacibacter gangjinensis. Protein-coding genes within it:
- a CDS encoding alpha/beta fold hydrolase, with translation MQDRISAWARAARHFTYAGHELVYWTAGDGPPLLLVHGFPTSSFDWMALWDDLARTHTVIACDFLGFGLSDKPAQGLRGNGYDLMDQADVLAHLLRDVLRIEAFDAVVHDYGVSVGQEMLARQVEGAGFAGLGRMIFLNGGIYPHQHRPLPIQTLGLSPLGPLVSALMNRRRFGRSFCRVFGPDSQPTAEELDAHWHFISHKNGHRNTHRLLRYMTDRKRHAQRWVGALTTVEMRIGHINGALDPVSGAHVYRHWREHLPNASHALLENVGHYPQIEAPERVLALIGEWLASGHA
- a CDS encoding alpha/beta fold hydrolase, with translation MAELTTTHVTAPDGTRIAVHRMGPEDGSGRPVLMLHGLFSSAEMNWVKYGHAPLLAANGFDCIMPDWRVHGLSDSPTDPETYASGVLADDAAHIMRELGLTDYDLVGFSLGARTAVSAVVRGLAPRRLVLGGMGLEGLTGWRKRVAFFVDMVDRYDEIERGDVAFLAKSFMKAQGIDRVAARLLLTRAVEDITVDEIGRIAMPTLVLIGEDDRDNGSPQRLAEALPEARVQVVPGNHMGSVTKKDLGQAILDFLQ
- a CDS encoding YncE family protein, whose translation is MKTFAIPLTTLLLASCAEPYPVGGPVQMAHGSEGTLLVANRRGASLSRIDIANGEETHRVETCENPHELTVSPDEAFVLVACYSGREVQFYRTETLASAGAIGLGANARVHSAIWHPGGVIVAGAEGRGSLYRIDAEMVNGFVHHYYTFEEIDAPTGTESSPGPHMVTVSPDATQAWGTIIPTGELVRYDIVGLEVLNRRTLGGQVEALALSPDGETLWVGSNADAKIYRLDAETLETEAEIAVGDVPIRIASHPSGDYVVTSNFGGGDISVVDTASNEVVRAITVSGSRDAVQVTLVFNKNGTRLYAAETANDRIAEIDFASGAVLRHFRTGPGGDGLAVID
- a CDS encoding S9 family peptidase gives rise to the protein MRHLFLAALAASTMATPVMAQDAPELTFERVFASPSLDGPSPRQAKLSPDGRYLTVLRNREDERERYDLWAYDRESSEWSMLVDSEALGTGRELSEDERMQRERARVGNLRGIISYQWTPDGSGLLVPLDGDLYLARIGGEVTRLTDTEETELNPSLSETGEYVSFVRDRRLWVGETGADQQPITPEEEDTIRWGEAEFVAQEEMSRLTGYWWAPDDSRIVVQRTDESPVGIVTRAAIGATGTEVYDQRYPVAGSANAIVELFVMNPDGSERVQVDLGENTDIYVARVDWAPDGSEFYVQRQNREQTVMDVLRVDPVSGASDILFTENAAVEDYWINLSDNYRFLEDGRLIWWSERDGFGHLYLLDDGGWQQLTEGEWVVTSLVGVDQSAGTVFFQGTRDDVLEQHVYSLDLADPGSVRRLTQPGFTYSASMDGQGQTMLITRSNDDTPPQIYIADQQGQRLAWVEENALDADHPYAPFVASHRPTQYGTIAAEDGTPLYWEMVTPEMEPGVQYPVYFYHYGGPGPQIVNRGWNGALRQAIVDRGYIWFALDNRGSNNRGVAFEQPLYRAMGGVEVRDQRAGAEYLRTLDFVDPDKIAIDGWSYGGYMTLKRMQADPGLYAAGISGAPVTRWELYDTHYTERYMGTPQADAAAYEAASAIPDATAISDPLLIIHGMADDNVVFENATEIISVWQENNIPFEMMLYPGYTHRVSGEQISPHRYNTVFNFLERNGVTPPEEHGGE
- the rpsR gene encoding 30S ribosomal protein S18, whose product is MARPFYRRRKSCPFSGKDAPVIDYKDTRLLQGFMSERGKIVPSRITAVSAKKQRELAKAIKRARHLGLLPYIVK
- the rplS gene encoding 50S ribosomal protein L19 produces the protein MGLIQELEAEAIGALTEGKDIPEFRAGDTVRVGVRVVEGQRTRVQNFEGVVIARSNRSINSNFTVRKISFGEGVERVFPLYSPNIDSITVVRRGVVRRAKLYYLRGRTGKRARIAERRENVAK
- a CDS encoding aspartate-semialdehyde dehydrogenase — encoded protein: MGYRVAVVGATGNVGREMLAILAEREFPMDEVAAVASSRSVGSEIEIGDSGKMVKCKSLEHFDFTGWDIALFACGSAATKEYAPKAAKAGCVVIDNSSLYRMDPDVPLIVPEVNPDAIDGYKAKNIIANPNCSTAQMVVALKPLHDAAKIKRVVVSTYQSVSGAGKQGMDELFEQSRAIFVGDPVEPSKFTKQIAFNVIPHIDVFMDDGSTKEEWKMVVETKKILDPKVKVTATCVRVPVFVGHAEAINLEFENEISASEAQDILREAPGIMLVDKREDGGYVTPVESAGDGATYISRVREDSTVDNGLTLWCVSDNLRKGAALNAVQIAELLGRRHLQKG
- the rplI gene encoding 50S ribosomal protein L9 produces the protein MDIILLERVGGLGQIGDVVTVKDGYARNFLLPQKKALRANEANKKVFEANRDKLEAENAEKRTEAEKHGEKVEGTEIVLIRAASNAGQLYGSVNVRDVAMGLADKGHDIDKKQVIMGAPIKTIGMFDVTVRLHPEVEVTVKANVARSDDEAELQSQGVDVIAQMNEEEAAADAEAGFQHELNPDHELGDLPAPEGEEAAADEGEAAADDAAGEETTEG